The following coding sequences lie in one Hoplias malabaricus isolate fHopMal1 chromosome 14, fHopMal1.hap1, whole genome shotgun sequence genomic window:
- the LOC136665715 gene encoding rano class II histocompatibility antigen, A beta chain-like isoform X3 — MLMCSAYHFYPAAIDVYWQRDGKKVTSDVISTEELADGDWYYQVHSHLEYTPRSGERISCVVEHASFSKPMTYNWDPSLPESERNKIAIGASGLVLGIILSAAGFIYYKKKSSGGWRSEFN, encoded by the exons ATGTTGATGTGCAGCGCGTATCACTTCTACCCTGCAGCCATCGATGTGTACTGGCAGAGAGACGGGAAAAAAGTGACCTCTGATGTGATCTCCACTGAGGAGTTGGCTGATGGAGACTGGTACTACCAGGTCCACTCTCACCTGGAGTACACCCCCAGATCTGGAGAGAGGATCTCCTGTGTGGTGGAGCACGCCAGCTTCTCAAAACCTATGACCTACAACTGGG ATCCTTCTCTTCCTGAGTCTGAGAGGAATAAGATCGCTATCGGAGCGTCGGGGCTGGTGCTGGGGATCATCCTCTCAGCTGCTGGATTCATCTACTACAAGAAGAAATCCTCAGGTGGGTGGAGATCAGAGTTTAACTGA
- the LOC136665716 gene encoding H-2 class II histocompatibility antigen, A-Q alpha chain-like, with amino-acid sequence MKLCLILICAALLPAEAKVVHRDTKLTLCSDKPLVIFGLDGEEVWHADFSLGKGVMTLPQFADLFSYEKGTYGQAVNDIEVCRATLGHCAKAYNYPAEPKDAPQSSIYSKEDVELGSKNTLICYITGFYPSQIEVSWTRNNVNVTDGVSLSRYYPNTEDGTFNLVSTLSFTPEEGDIYSCSVQHTALDRALTKTWEVDVELPGVGASVFCGVGLAGGLLGVAVGAFFLIKGNHCN; translated from the exons ATGAAGCTGTGTTTAATCCTCATCTGCGCAGCTCTGCTTCCTGCTGAAGCTAAAG TTGTGCACAGGGACACCAAATTAACCCTATGCTCTGACAAACCCCTGGTTATCTTTGGACTCGATGGAGAAGAAGTGTGGCACGCTGATTTCAGTTTGGGGAAAGGAGTGATGACTCTGCCGCAGTTCGCAGATCTGTTCTCCTATGAAAAAGGAACCTATGGGCAGGCTGTTAATGATATAGAAGTCTGCAGAGCCACCTTGGGTCATTGTGCAAAAGCTTATAATTACCCTGCAGAACCAAAAG ATGCTCCTCAGAGCTCCATTTATTCCAAGGAGGATGTGGAGCTGGGCTCTAAAAACACCCTCATCTGTTACATCACTGGGTTCTACCCCTCACAAATTGAAGTGTCCTGGACCAGGAACAATGTGAATGTGACGGATGGAGTCAGTCTCAGTAGATATTACCCAAACACTGAGGATGGAACCTTTAATCTGGTCTCTACCCTGAGCTTCACTCCAGAGGAGGGGGACATCTACTCATGCAGTGTGCAGCACACAGCCCTGGACAGAGCACTGACCAAAACATGGG aGGTTGATGTAGAGCTGCCCGGTGTTGGAGcgtctgtgttctgtggagtgggGTTGGCTGGAGGACTGCTGGGAGTCGCTGTGGGAGCTTTCTTCCTCATCAAAGGAAACCACTGTAACTGA
- the LOC136665715 gene encoding H-2 class II histocompatibility antigen, E-S beta chain-like isoform X1, translating to MYRVGECIWSSSDLTDVESIDTFYFNKGLWVQFNSTVGKFVGFTEYGVRTAENWNSLHLEQERAGLERYCKGNIPILTSTILDKTAIDVYWQRDGKKVTSDVISTEELADGDWYYQVHSHLEYTPRSGERISCVVEHASFSKPMTYNWDPSLPESERNKIAIGASGLVLGIILSAAGFIYYKKKSSGGWRSEFN from the exons ATGTACAGAGTAGGAGAATGCATCTGGAGTTCATCGGATCTGACTGATGTGGAATCCAttgatacattttatttcaataaGGGTTTATGGGTGCAGTTTAACAGCACTGTGGGGAAGTTTGTAGGCTTCACTGAGTATGGAGTGAGGACTGCGGAGAACTGGAACAGCCTCCACTTAGAGCAGGAGAGAGCTGGACTGGAGAGATACTGCAAAGGCAACATACCAATATTAACCTCTACTATTCTGGATAAAACAG CCATCGATGTGTACTGGCAGAGAGACGGGAAAAAAGTGACCTCTGATGTGATCTCCACTGAGGAGTTGGCTGATGGAGACTGGTACTACCAGGTCCACTCTCACCTGGAGTACACCCCCAGATCTGGAGAGAGGATCTCCTGTGTGGTGGAGCACGCCAGCTTCTCAAAACCTATGACCTACAACTGGG ATCCTTCTCTTCCTGAGTCTGAGAGGAATAAGATCGCTATCGGAGCGTCGGGGCTGGTGCTGGGGATCATCCTCTCAGCTGCTGGATTCATCTACTACAAGAAGAAATCCTCAGGTGGGTGGAGATCAGAGTTTAACTGA
- the LOC136665715 gene encoding H-2 class II histocompatibility antigen, E-S beta chain-like isoform X2, whose protein sequence is MYRVGECIWSSSDLTDVESIDTFYFNKGLWVQFNSTVGKFVGFTEYGVRTAENWNSLHLEQERAGLERYCKGNIPILTSTILDKTAIDVYWQRDGKKVTSDVISTEELADGDWYYQVHSHLEYTPRSGERISCVVEHASFSKPMTYNWDPSLPESERNKIAIGASGLVLGIILSAAGFIYYKKKSSGVL, encoded by the exons ATGTACAGAGTAGGAGAATGCATCTGGAGTTCATCGGATCTGACTGATGTGGAATCCAttgatacattttatttcaataaGGGTTTATGGGTGCAGTTTAACAGCACTGTGGGGAAGTTTGTAGGCTTCACTGAGTATGGAGTGAGGACTGCGGAGAACTGGAACAGCCTCCACTTAGAGCAGGAGAGAGCTGGACTGGAGAGATACTGCAAAGGCAACATACCAATATTAACCTCTACTATTCTGGATAAAACAG CCATCGATGTGTACTGGCAGAGAGACGGGAAAAAAGTGACCTCTGATGTGATCTCCACTGAGGAGTTGGCTGATGGAGACTGGTACTACCAGGTCCACTCTCACCTGGAGTACACCCCCAGATCTGGAGAGAGGATCTCCTGTGTGGTGGAGCACGCCAGCTTCTCAAAACCTATGACCTACAACTGGG ATCCTTCTCTTCCTGAGTCTGAGAGGAATAAGATCGCTATCGGAGCGTCGGGGCTGGTGCTGGGGATCATCCTCTCAGCTGCTGGATTCATCTACTACAAGAAGAAATCCTCAG GGGTCCTGTAA